A region of Salvia splendens isolate huo1 chromosome 17, SspV2, whole genome shotgun sequence DNA encodes the following proteins:
- the LOC121774797 gene encoding protein NAP1-like produces MPKSRPNFPAQDVLSSAQGSVRSREWEGPTRWTEYLGPDAASRSNAGAEGATSQNSSISSQKGLNMQWVYQLTHVAEGLMAKMYRLNQILDYPDLVNHIYSEAFWKAGLFPNYPKICTLLEKKFPEHHSKLQLERVDKLALDAINDSAEVHLQSMEPWIQLLLDLMAFREQSLRLILDLSSTVITLLPHQNSLILHAFMDLFCSFIRVNLFSEKIPRKMMLQTYNLLHSMARNDRDCDFYHRLIQFVDSYDPPLKGLHEDLNFVSPRIGEVLEAVGPIIFLSTDTRKLRNEGFLSPFHPRYPDILTNSAHPMRAQDLANVTSYREWVLFGYLVCPDELLRVTSIDIALVVLKENLVLPLFRDEHILLHEDYQLYVLPRILESKKMAKSGRTKQKEADLEYSVAKQVEKMISEVHEQALYSCDGIHHERRVMLKQEIGRMVLFFTDQPSLLAPNIQMVFSALAFAQSEVLWYFQHVGVESSKSKTARVVSVENDPNDPTIGFLLDGMDRLCCLVRKYIAAIRGYALSYLSSCAGRIRFLLGTPGMVALDLDATLKGLFQRIVQHLENIPKPQGENISTISCDLSELRKDWLTVLMIVTSARSSINIRHLEKATVSTGKEGLLSEGNAAYNWSRCVDELEAQLTKFGGLKKLYFYHLHLTTVFRNTMFGPEGRPQHCCAWLGVASSFPECASPIVPEEVTKIGRDAVLYVESLIESIMGGLEGLINILDSDGGFGSLEMQLLPDQAANLMNLTSRLSIPSAKSPKGSYGFHLPGYESYPENNSSIKMLEAAMQRLTNLCSVLNDMEPICVLNHVFVLREYMRECILGNFKRRLLTVLKTDSDLQRPSVLESLIRRHTSIVHLAEQHVSMDLTNGIREILLAETYSGPVSSLQLFEKPVEQQTGSATEAVCNWYIENIVKDVAGAGILFAPLHRCFKSTRPVGGYFAESVTDLTELKAFVRTFGSYGVDRLDRMLKEHTAALLNCIDTTLRANRENLEAVAGSMHSGDRIETEASIKQIVDMDTMVRFCIQAGQAIAFDSLLAEASGIVLKEGAPLIHSLLTGVANHLPDEIPENKEIRRMRRVANSVNVAGDHDFAWIRLILEEVGGATDGSWSLLPYLFATFMTSNIWYTTAFNVETGGFSNNVHCLARCICAVIAGSELVRLEREYRQKHSLSNGHISESDPEAPSYASIDASIKSTMQLFIKFSAAIILDSWSESNRSHLVAKLIFLDQICEISPHIPRSTLESHVPYTILRSIYSQCYSNSSTPFAQISGSSPRHSPAMSLAHGSPSLRQPRGDSSTPLSNTHDSGYPKPSSTHGQDQYEMDSFGARSIDSRNRNVRRSGPLDYSQSHKSKFAGGSTSTSTGPSPLPRFAVSRSGPISYK; encoded by the exons ATGCCAAAGTCTAGGCCGAATTTCCCAGCTCAAGATGTATTATCATCTGCTCAAGGATCAGTGAGGTCGAGAGAATGGGAGGGTCCGACTAGGTGGACTGAGTACTTGGGTCCTGATGCAGCATCCAGGAGTAATGCTGGAGCCGAAGGAGCGACTAGTCAAAACTCAAGCATTTCATCCCAGAAGGGTCTGAACATGCAATGGGTTTACCAGCTCACTCATGTAGCTGAAGGGCTAATGGCGAAAATGTATAGACTTAATCAGATTTTGGATTATCCTGATTTGGTTAATCATATCTACTCTGAAGCGTTTTGGAAAGCTGGTCTGTTCCCTAACTACCCGAAGATTTGTACTTTGCTAGAGAAGAAGTTTCCTGAACATCACAGCAAGCTGCAGCTCGAACGG GTTGACAAGCTTGCTTTGGATGCCATTAATGATAGTGCTGAGGTTCATTTACAGAGCATGGAGCCATGGATTCAG CTACTTCTTGACCTGATGGCATTCCGAGAACAATCTTTGCGACTTATTCTGGACCTAAGCAGTACTGTGATTACCTTGCTG CCACACCAAAACTCTCTCATACTACATGCGTTTATGGACCTCTTTTGCTCGTTTATTCGTGTTAATCTATTTTCTGAGAAG ATACCTAGGAAAATGATGCTGCAAACATACAATCTTTTGCACTCCATGGCACGGAACGATCGTGATTGTGACTTTTACCATAG ATTAATTCAATTTGTAGATTCTTATGATCCACCTTTGAAGGGGTTACATGAAGATCTTAATTTTGTCAGTCCTAGAATTGGAGAG GTCTTAGAGGCTGTGGGCCCAATTATCTTTTTATCTACAGATACACGGAAGCTGCGGAATGAGGGTTTTCTGAGTCCATTTCATCCTAGATACCCTGACATACTTACAAACTCTGCACATCCAATG AGAGCTCAGGACCTTGCAAATGTTACTTCGTATCGTGAGTGGGTGCTGTTTGGATATTTAGTTTGTCCGGATGAGCTTCTTAGAGTGACCAGCATTGACATTGCTTTG GTTGTGCTGAAGGAAAACTTAGTTCTTCCACTATTCAGGGATGAA CATATATTATTGCACGAAGACTATCAGCTATATGTTTTACCACGAATATTGGAATCGAAAAAGATGGCAAAATCTGGACGAACGAAGCAAAAAGAAGCAGACCTAGAGTATAGTGTTGCAAAGCAGGTAGAGAAAATGATCAG TGAGGTACACGAGCAAGCCCTTTACTCCTGTGATGGCATACACCATGAAAGGAGAGTAATGTTAAAGCAGGAAATTGGAAGAATGGTCCTGTTCTTTACTGATCAACCCAGTTTATTGGCTCCTAATATCCAG ATGGTTTTTTCTGCCTTAGCTTTTGCACAGAGTGAGGTTTTATGGTACTTTCAGCATGTCGGAGTAGAGTCTTCTAAATCCAAAACAGCTCGAGTTGTGTCAGTAGAAAAT GATCCAAACGACCCAACCATTGGTTTCTTATTGGATGGGATGGACCGGCTTTGCTGTCTGGTCCGCAAGTATATTGCAG CCATTAGAGGCTATGCCTTATCATACCTATCATCCTGTGCTGGTAGAATCCGATTCCTGCTTGGCACTCCTGGAATGGTGGCACTTGACCTAGATGCTACCTTAAAGGGACTTTTCCAAAGGATTGTTCAACATCTAGAGAACATACCAAAACCTCAGGGagaaaacatttccacaatctCATGTGATTTATCG GAGCTACGCAAAGATTGGTTAACCGTGTTGATGATTGTCACTTCTGCTCGTTCATCAATCAACATTAGACATTTAGAGAAAGCGACTGTATCCACTGGCAAAGAGGGGTTGCTGTCAGAAGGCAATGCTGCATACAATTGGTCCAG ATGTGTTGATGAGCTTGAAGCTCAATTAACAAAATTTGGGGGTTTGAAGAAACTTTACTTCTACCATCTACATCTTACAACC GTTTTCCGCAACACCATGTTTGGGCCCGAGGGTCGTCCCCAACATTGCTGTGCTTGGCTTGGTGTTGCTAGCAGTTTCCCGGAATGTGCTTCACCAATTGTTCCAGAGGAG GTGACTAAAATTGGCCGTGACGCAGTTCTATATGTTGAGTCCCTTATTGAATCTATAATGGGAGGATTGGAAGGTTTAATTAATATTCTCGACTCTGATGGAGGATTCGGTTCCCTGGAGATGCAG CTTCTCCCAGACCAAGCAGCGAATCTCATGAACTTGACATCCAGATTATCCATTCCTTCAGCAAAGTCTCCGAAGGGTTCATATGGTTTTCATTTACCAGGCTATGAGAGCTATCCAGAAAATAACAGCTCTATCAAAAT GTTAGAAGCTGCAATGCAGAGGTTGACAAATCTCTGTTCTGTCCTGAATGACATGGAGCCTATATGTGTTTTAAACCATGTTTTTGTTCTCAGAGAG TATATGAGAGAATGCATCCTAGGGAATTTCAAAAGGAGATTGCTCACTGTCCTGAAAACTGATTCCGATCTTCAGAGACCATCAGTCTTAGAGTCACTAATCCGTAGACATACTTCCATAGTTCATCTAGCAGAGCAACATGTCAGCATGGACCTCACCAATGGCATTCGTGAAATTCTCCTTGCAGAGACCTACTCAGGTCCCGTTTCATCTCTACAGTTGTTTGAAAAACCCGTGGAACAGCAAACAGGCTCAGCTACTGAAGCTGTATGCAATTGGTACATAGAAAACATTGTTAAGGATGTGGCTGGTGCCGGAATCCTCTTTGCACCTCTTCATCGATGCTTTAAGAGCACAAGGCCAGTTGGTGGATACTTTGCCGAGTCAGTAACTGACCTCACGGAACTGAAAGCCTTCGTTCGAACTTTTGGGAGCTACGGAGTTGACAGGCTGGATCGGATGCTAAAAGAGCACACTGCAGCTCTCCTGAACTGCATTGACACAACATTGCGTGCAAATCGTGAGAATCTGGAGGCAGTTGCAGGGAGTATGCATTCCGGTGATAGGATAGAAACTGAAGCGAGTATAAAGCAGATAGTTGATATGGATACGATGGTTAGGTTCTGCATCCAGGCGGGGCAAGCCATTGCTTTTGATTCCCTTCTGGCTGAAGCTTCGGGTATTGTTTTAAAAGAAGGCGCTCCTCTGATTCATTCGCTGCTAACGGGCGTTGCAAATCACTTACCTGATGAAATACCGGAAAACAAGGAGATCAGGAGAATGAGAAGAGTAGCGAACTCTGTAAACGTGGCTGGTGATCACGACTTCGCATGGATCAGATTGATACTGGAAGAGGTGGGGGGTGCAACCGACGGATCATGGAGCTTGCTGCCGTATCTATTTGCAACCTTTATGACATCTAATATCTGGTATACAACTGCTTTCAACGTCGAAACCGGAGGCTTCAGCAACAACGTTCATTGTTTAGCCAG GTGCATATGTGCTGTGATCGCGGGAAGTGAACTCGTGAGGCTCGAAAGAGAGTATCGACAGAAACACTCGCTTTCAAACGGACACATCAGCGAATCCGACCCCGAGGCACCAAGCTACGCTTCCATTGATGCAAGCATAAAATCCACAATGCAGCTTTTCATCAAATTCTCAGCAGCAATAATTCTGGATTCTTGGAGTGAAAGCAATAG GTCCCACCTTGTGGCGAAGCTGATCTTTCTCGATCAAATCTGCGAGATCTCGCCACACATTCCACGGAGCACGTTGGAGTCACACGTGCCTTACACCATTCTTCGCTCCATCTACAGCCAATGCTACTCGAATTCTTCCACTCCCTTCGCGCAAATAAGTGGTTCTTCGCCAAGGCATTCTCCGGCCATGTCCCTTGCTCACGGCTCCCCGTCGCTGAGGCAACCGCGTGGCGATTCATCAACTCCACTATCCAACACACACGACTCTGGCTATCCCAAACCGTCGTCCACCCACGGCCAAGATCAGTATGAAATGGACAGTTTCGGTGCGAGAAGCATCGATAGCAGAAATCGGAACGTCAGGCGATCCGGGCCCTTGGATTACAGCCAAAGCCATAAATCGAAATTCGCCGGAGGGTCCACGTCTACTAGCACCGGTCCTAGTCCCTTGCCCAGATTTGCTGTTTCGAGATCCGGCCCTATATCATATAAATGA